AAACGAGGAATACCCGCTTTCCGCTCATTCTGAGTCCACTATTTCTGATGATTCTTCGGCTTCCGGTAAGGGTGCGGACGCCCCTGCCGGACACGCCACCTCCGGGCGGATCGACGCGGCCCGTCCCGCCGCGGGCGGCTCCGGGTGAACTCGGCTCGGTGACGGCTGTCGCCGCCGGATACTGGCACAGTCTCGCCCTGCGCTCGGACGGCACCGTCGTCTCCTGGGGATCGAACACCGAGAGCCAACTCGGTGACGGCACCACCATCAACCGTGCCGTCCCGGTCCGGGTGTGCGCGGTGGGCCGGACCGCTCCGTGCACGCGGTATCTCGTCCTGATCAGAGCCGTCTCCGCCGGGGTGTGGTACAGCCTCGCTCTGCAACCCGACTACACCGTGGCTGCCTGGGGCCACAACGACTTCTTCCAGCTCGGCGACGGTACCCATCTCACGCATCCCGTCCCCGTGCAGGTCCTCGCACCCCGCACGTAGCGCCGTGGGGAAGCCCTCCGGGGGTGGGTGCCCGAGGGCACGGCCCGCAACACCTACGAAAAGCCCTGGCAACAGTGCAGAATGACGTACATCGATCTATGGAAGGGTGTGTCGATGGGACGTCTCCGCCACGCCGCTCTGGCGGCGGTGCTCTGCGTACTCGGTGGCCTGCTGGTGGCCGTACCCGCGCGGGCCAACGCCGCCGGGCCGGTCCCGCACTACCTGATGACCGCGTTCACCAACAGCAGCGAGTCCAACATGTACGTCTACGACTCGGCCGACGCCACCCGGTTCACCCTCCAGCGGGCCAACGCCTACACCCCGCCCTCCGGGCTGGTCCGCGACCCCAGCGTCATCCGGCACACCGACGGGTACTACTACCTCGTCTACACCACCGGCTGGACCGGCAACACCATCGGCATCGCCCGCAGCAGCGACTACCTGAGCTGGACGTTCCAACGCAACGTCACCATCGGCGTCGCCCCCGCCAACGGCAGCACCTGGGCACCCGAGTGGTTCGTCGACAGCGACGGCAGCGTGCACATCGTGGTCTCGGTGTCCCAGACCGGCACCGCCGGGCAGTTCCAGCCGTACCGGATCACCGCGACGAACACGGCGTTGTCGGCGTGGAGCGCCCCGGCCGCGCTCAACGGCATCGGCACCAACCACATCGACAGCTTCATCGTCAAGGTCGGCAACACCTACCACAACTTCATGAAGAACGAGACCACCAAGTACATCGAGCACGCCACCGCCACCGCGCTGACCGGCCCGTGGAGCTGGGTCGGCACCGGCAACTGGGCCGGCTGGGGGGCGGGCCTGGAAGGCCCCGCCCTGGTCCGGCTGCCCGACAACCGCTGGCGCATCTACTTCGACCAGTACGGCGCCGGCCGGTACTACTCCGCCGACAGCAGCGACCTGTACGGCTTCACCGGCAAGACCGAACTGGCCGGCCTGTCCGGCACGGTCCGCCACTTCACCGTGCTGCGGGAGAGCGTCGGGGACAGCTCCGCCCCGCCCACCGGCAACCGCTCGCTGCGCTCGGCGAACTTCCCCGACCGGTACGTCCGCCACCGCGACAACGTCGCCCGCATCGACGTGCTCACCGGTGGCAGCCCACTCGCCGACCGGCAGGACGCCACCTTCCAGATCGTCCCCGGGCTCGCCAACGCCTCCTGCTACTCGTTCCGCGCGGTCAACGGCTCCTATCTGCGGCACTGGGACTTCTCGATCCGGCTCGCCGGCAACGACGGCAGCGCCGTCTTCGCCGGGGACGCCACCTTCTGCAGCCGCGCCGGGCTGGCCGGCGGCGGCAGCTACTCCTTCGAGTCGTGGAACCATCCGGGCCGCTACCTGCGGCACTACGACTACGTGCTGCGGGTCGACCCGTACGCCGCCGGCAGCACCTTCGCCGGGGACGCCTCGTACACCCTCACCACGCCGCTGGCCTGACCAGGCCGAGGATCGGCCGGCGGTGGTGGTGCGACCGCCGGCCGACCCGCCGTCAGCGGGTGGCGGGCAGGCCGAACGCCGGGAACAACGCGCCGTCGAGGAACGACGTGAGCTGGGCGATCCGCCCGTTACGCACCGTCAGCACCGTGATCGACCAGGGCAGGTACGGGCCGCTGTCGCCCGCGCGCAGGTAGTTGGCCACCGCCGGTTGGCCGTTGGCGGCCACCGGGACGTGCCGCCACCCGCCGCAGCTACCCAACGGCATCGCCCGCGCGAAGTCGAGCACCGCGTCGAGCCCGGCGTACCAGTGCGGCAGCGGCGGCATCGCCCAGGTGACGTCCTCGGTGAGTAGGGCCACCAGGGCGTCGGCGTCGCCGTTCTCCAGCGCGGTGGCGTACCCGGCGGCGACCGCCCGGAGCCGGGTGTCGCCGAGCGCCCGCAGGGTCCGCTGCTGACTGTGGGCCGGCACCCGGTCGGCGACGACCCGACGCGCCCGCGCCAGCGCCGAGTTGACCGAGGCGGTGGAGGTGCCCATCATCGCGGCGATCTCGGCGGCGGTGAAACCGAGTACGTCGAACAGCAGCAGGGCGGCGCGCTGGTTGCCGGGCAGGTGTTGCAGCGCGGCGACGAACGCCAGCTCGACGGCCTCCCGCTGCTCGTAGCGGACGTCCGGGGCGGCCGGGCCGGCGGCCACGGCGGCATCCGGGTACGGCCCGAGCCACCGGACGTGCCCGGCGGCGGCGCTGTCCGGCACGGCGTGCGCGCTGGCCGGCCCCAGGTCGACCGGCAACGCCCGCCGACCCCGGCCGGCGGCCAGGTCCAGGCAGGTCCGGGTGGCCACGGTGTAGAGCCAGGTCCGCAGCGAACTGCGCCCCTCGAACCGGGGCAGTGCCCGCCAGGCCCGCAGGAGCGCCTCCTGCACCGCGTCGTCGGCGTCGAACGGTGAGCCGAGCATCCGGTAGCAGTGGGCGTGCAGCTCCGCTCGCAGCGGCCCGACCAGCGCGGAGAACGCGGCGTCGTCCCCGCCCCGGGCGCGGGTCAGCGTCACGTGGTGGTCGTCGGTCGCCATGCCGGCGAGAATAATCCGCGCGACCGACGATTCCGCCGCCCGCGGGGAGTCTGTACCGGGTAAGCACCACACCTGGACACCCGGAGGACCCCGAGATGAGCAGTCCCGCCACGATGCCAGTGACCACCGCCACCCTCGACGTCCCGGACGGGACGCTGTACTTCGAGGTACGCGGCAGCGGTCCGCTGGTGGCGCTGGTCGCCGCCCCGATGGACGCGCGGGCCTTCGGCCCCCTGGCCGACCTGCTCGCCACCGACCACACCGTGCTCACCACCGACCCGCGGGGCATCCGCCACAGCCGGCTGCACGACCCCGAGCAGGACTCCACGCCCGTGCTGCGCGCCGGCGACCTGGCCCGGCTGCTCGCCCACCTGGACGCCGGACCGGCGACGGTGCTCGGCTCCAGCGGTGGCGCGGTCACCGTGCTGGCACTGGCCCAGCACCACCCGCAGGCGGCGCACACCGTGATCGCGCACGAACCGCCGTTGCTGCTCCTGCTCGACGACCGGGCCGAACTCCTCGCCCGGGAGGACGAGATGGTCGCCACCTACCGGCGCGGGGACCGGCTGGGCGCATGGCGCCTGTTCCTCGCCAACGCCAACATCACCATGCCGGAGGAGATGATCCAGGGCATGTTCGGTCACACGCCGGACGCGCAGGACGCCGCCGACGAGCGCTACCAGTACCTGCACACCCTCCAGGGCACCACCCGCTACGAACCGGACGTCGCCGCGCTGCGTGACGGCCCCACCCGGGTCCTGGTGGGCCTCGGCGCGGATTCGGCCGGGGAGCTGTGCGACCGCAGCTCCCGGGCGCTGGCCGCCGCGCTGGGGGTGCCGCCCACCATGTTCCCCGGCGGGCACCTGGGCTTCGCCGACGACCCGGCCGGCTTCGCCGCCCGGCTGCGCGAGGTCGTCTCCGGATAACCGTCGGAAGCCGGTGGACGGCCATCGGAACCCGGTGGACGGCCGTCCACCGGGTTCCGGCCGGCGCGGCGGCGACCGATCCGCGACAGTCGCGGGGGATTCCGGGAACCCCGGTCCTAGAGTGCCGGCCATGACGGTGATCGTGCGACTCGGCGCTGGGCTCGTCGTCCTCGTGGCGGCCCTGGCGTCGGGGCCGGCCCCGGCCCACGCCGGGCCGGCCGGTACGGGCCTCGGGCTGGAGCTGCGGACCGCCGCGCCCCGGTACCTGCCGGGCGAGCAGATCCGCCTGACGCTGACGGTGAGCAACGCCACCGGCGCGACCTGCGCGCTGGCCACGGTCGCCGACGGAACGGTGCGGGTGACCTCGGTCCGCCGGGACGGACACGAACTGGTCCCGGCCCTCGGCCGCAGCTTCTACGGCGACGGCATCGCGGCCGCCGCCACCGCCGGCACGGCGACCGTGGCACCCGGGGGGACGGCGACCGTGCCGCTGGTCGGTGTCCGGACGCACGACGGCGACGACGCCGGTGCCGTGGTGCTGCGGTCGGTGGCGGCGACCCCCGACGGTGGCGGGCTGGACACCCGCTGGCCGGTCGGGGCACCCGGACGCTACGAGGTGACGGCGGGCTACACGACCCTGCCGGTGACCGGGCTCGACGACCCCTGCCCGGGGGCGACGGGACTGCGGACCGTCAGCTTCACCGTCGGCGACGGCACCCCGGTGCCTCAGCGGCGGTGGCCCTGGCTGCTCGGCGGTGCGCTGCTGGTGCTGGTCGTCGGGGCGTCGGCGGTGCTGCTGCGTGGTCGCCGCCGCCCGGCCGCCGCCACGGTGGCCCTGGTGCTCGTCGGCGTCGGGACCGTCGTCGGCGGCACCGGCCGACCGGCCCGGGCCGACTACCAGGTCGACCCCACCGCCGGGGTGCCGGTCAGCGGCGTCGACTTCCAGGCGGCCGTGGACGGCTGCCTCCAGGGGTTCGCGGCGGCCGGCGGTGACCCGGCGGGCATCCTGCCCCGGCTCAAGGACGCCACGACACCCCGGGTTCGGATCATCCCCACCCCCGGCGGCTCCGGCTCCTTCGAGACCCCGGACAGCAAGGACGGCAAGGGCTCGTCCACGGTGACCTGGAACCCGACCTCGGTCGAGCCGTACGGCGACGGCGTCGCCCGGGATCCCTGCGCGGCGCTCTACCACGAGCTGAACCACTCCGACGACATCTCCCGTGACAGCGTGCCGAAGGGGGACTGCGGGGGCACCGGGATCAAGGCGGCCGAGGTCAAGGCGACCCTGGCGGAGAACAGGTACCGGGCGGCCAAGGGCCTGCCGCCGCGCACCGAGTACGACGGCAAGACTCTGCCCAAGAGCTTCGACGAGTGCAGGAAGCCGGCGAAGAAGACCCCACCGCCGAAGGGGCCGGTCAAGCTCTGCGAGGACGGGGCGGACTGCGGCGGCAGCAACGGCGACCCGCACCTGGTGACCTTCGACCGGCACTACTACGACTTCCAGGCCGTCGGCGAGTTCGTGCTGGTCGACTCGACGGCGGGGGAACCCCTCACGGTCCAGGCCCGGCAGAGCCCGATGGGGGACTCACGGACGGTGTCGGTCAACACGGCGGTCGCCGTCCGGATCGGCGCGCACCGGGTCGCCCTCACCCTGGTCGACGGCGACACCGAGGTACGCGTCGACGACGCCGTCCTGGTGCCGGCCCCGGGGCGCACCCCACTGCCCGGCGGCGGCACGCTCACCCGCCGTGGCTCCGACACCGGGGAGGCCGACGGGTACGACCTGGGCTGGCCCGACGGCTCCGCCGTCGCCGTCGACCAGATCGGCCCGTACGGCTACCGGGTGCTGGCGAAGCTCGCCCCGGGCCGGGCCGGGAAGGTGCGAGGGCTGCTCGGCGACTTCGACGGCGACCCGACCGACGACGTCGCCACCCCCGCCGGCGCCCCGCTGGCCCAACCGGTGCCGTTCGACAAGCTCCACCCGTCGTACGCGGACGGCTGGCGGGTCACCCGGGACACCTCCCTGTTCAGCTACCCCGACGGCCGGGACACCGCCTCGTTCACCGACCGCGCCTTCCCGGCGGAGGCGGTGAGCGTGGCCGACCTGGATCCGGCGCGGCGGAGTCAGGCCGAGCAGGTGTGCCGGTGGGCCGGCATCACCGACCCGTGGCAGCTCGCCGAGTGCGTCCTCGACGTCGGGGTGACCGGCCGCCCCGAGTTCGCGGTCAGCGGCGTCGGCACCGAACGGATCGCCCCACCGGCCGCCGCGCCGATCGCCGCGACCCCGGTCGCCACCGGGACGCTGATCCCGGGCGGTAGCCCGCTGGCCTTCCCCGGCCGGGCCGGCGACGCCGTCTTCGTCGACGTCACCGCGCCCGGCCTGGCCGACGGGTGTTCCCCGTACCGGCTGTTCGACCCGACCGGCACCGAGCTGGCCAGCGGCTGCCAGGTCGCCGGCCGTGGTCACATCGACCGCACCGACCTCACCGTCGACGGCACGTACACGGTGGCCCTCGACGACGCCGCCGACGGTACCGGGCGGGCCGCCGTGCGGGTCTACCTGGCCCGGGACGTCACCGGTACGCTGCGCCCGGACGCGCCGGCGGTCTCCGCGGCGATCGTCGATCCGGGCGGTCGGGCCCGGTACCGGTTCACCGGGGTCGCCGGTCAGCGGGTCTTCGTCGAGGTGCCGGAGAGCACCCTGCCGGACCAGTGCTCCCCGCTGGAGCTGCTCGGCCCGCAGGGAACGCGGCTGGGCAGCGGCTGTGTCGTCAACGGCAGCGGCGACGTGGACGGCACGGTCCTGCCCGCCGACGGCACGTACACGGTGCTGGTGGATCCGGTGGACCGTACCGTCGGCACGGTCGCGCTGCGGCTGTTCGCCACCCGCGACCAGGTCGGCGCGATCACCGTCGACGGCCCGCCGGTCGTCGCGGCGCTCGACCGGCCCGGCGCGGTGCGGAGCTACCGGTTCACCGGTACGGCCGGCACGTCGGTGACCGTGACGGCCACCGCCGCCACCCTGCCCGACCAGTGCTCTCCGCTGGAGTTGCGCGACGCCGGGGGTGCGGTGCTCGGGGCCGGCTGTGTGGTCGACGGCGTCGGTGGCATCGGGGCGACGGTCCTGCCGGACAGCGGTGTCTACACCGTCGTGGTGGACCCGTCGGGGGCGGCCACCGGCACGGTCACCCTCACCCTGCGGCGGTGACCCGTTGCCGGCCGACGGATCGTCGCCGCAGGTGGCAGGGGTACGAGTGGTCCGGGTGGCGGAGATCGTGCCGCCGTCGGGTCGACCGGGCCGGTACGGCGGACGACCGGGGGACGACGGCTGGCCGGCACCGGCGTCCCCGCGGGGCTTGAAGTCCTATCCCGGGGATAGGAAAATCCATCCATGCTGCTCGTCAGGCGCTCCACCTCCTGCCGGTCGTCGACCTGATGCGGGTCGCCGCGCACCGCTGTCCCGGACCCCCCACCACCGTCTGAACGGCCGTGCCGTCCGATCCGCCCGCAGGAGGCCCGTGAGATGACCGTGCCCGACGCTCTCCCACCGCCGGTCGAGGCCGACGCGGACACGCTGCGTACGGTGCTGCGGCACCAGGCCAGCACCGTCACGGTGATCACCGCGCCCGGCGCGCCGGCGGTCGGCTTCACCGCCACCTCGTTCACCTCGGTATCGCTGACCCCGCCGATCGTGTCGTTCTGCCTGAACCTCGGCGCGTCGAGCTGGGCCACCATGTCCCGGACCCGGCACCTGGCGGTGCACCTGCTCGCCGGCCACCAGCAGGAGTTGGCTCGTACCTTCGCCACCAGCGGCATCGACCGGTTCGCCGCACCGACCCGGTGGCGGGTCGGGCCGGAGGGGGTGCCGATCCTCGACGACACCCTGGCCTGGCTGCTCTGCCGGGTGGTCGAGCGGGTGACCGTCGGGGACCACGCGATCGTGCTGGCCGAGCCGGAGCTGATCCGGCACCCCGGGGTCGGGTCGCCGCTGCTCTACCACCGGGGCCGGTACGCCGGCCTGGCCGGTGTGCCGGAGGGGGCCTCCCGCCGTTCCGCCGCGTGACCACCGGGCCGGCGGGCCGCTCCCGGTGGCGGGTACACCGGTACCAGCTATATTGACGAGAATCGTTCAATGAGCTGGAGGTGCCCGACGTGAGACTCCGTCCGATGGTGGCGGCGACGGTCGTGGCGGGTCTCGCCGTGGCCGGCGTCGGCACCGCGACGCTCGCCGGGGCCGCGCCGGCCGCACCGCCGCCGGGGGTCGCCGCCCTGGCCGTGGGCGACTTCGACTTCACCCGTCCGCAGGTGGTGGCCAGTGGTCTGACGGTCCCCTGGGGGATGGACTTCCTGCCCGACGGCAGCGCCCTGACGGCGTTGCGCAACTCGGGCCAGGTGCTGCGGGTCCGTCCCGGTCAGACGCCCGAGCAGGTGGCCCAGATCGCCGGCGTGAACGCCACCGGCGAGGGCGGGCTGCTCGGCCTGGCGGTCTCTCCCGGGTACGCCCAGGACGGGTACGTCTACGTCTACCTCACCACCTCCACGGACAACCGGATCGTCCGGTTCCGGCTCAGCGCGCCACAGAACCAGGAGCCGGTCCTCACCGGGCTGGCCCGCGCCAGCACCCACAACGGCGGCCGGATCGCCTTCGGGCCGGACGGGATGCTCTACGCCGGCGTCGGTGACGCGGGGCAGACGGCCAACGCGCAGAACCCGCAGAGCCGCAACGGCAAGATCCTCCGGATGCGGCCGGACGGGTCGGTGCCGGCGGACAACCCGACGGCCGGCTCCCTGGTCTACAGCCTCGGCCACCGCAACGTGCAGGGCCTGGCCTGGGACGCCCAGGGGCGGCTGCACGCCGCCGAGTTCGGGCAGAACACCTGGGACGAGGTCAACCTCATCGTGGCCGGCGGCAACTACGGCTGGCCCACCGTCGAGGGCCGGGGCAACGACCCCCGGTTCCGTGACCCGCTGGTGGTGTGGTCGACCGCGGAGGCCTCCCCGAGCGGCGCGGCGATCGCCGGCAACCGGCTCTTCGTCGCCGCCCTGCGCGGCACCCGGCTGTGGACCGTGCCGCTCACCGGGACCGGTGGGGTCGGCACCCCGACCGCCGAGCTGACCGGCGTCTACGGACGCCTGCGGACCGTCGAGTACGGGCCGGACGGCTGGCTCTGGGTCACCACCAGCAACCGGGACGGACGGGGCACCCCGGCGGCGACCGACGACCGGATCCTGCGCTTCCCCCCACGGGACACCACGCCGCCCCCCACCACGCCGCCGCCGACGACGCCCCCGACCACCACGCCGCCGCCGACGACGCCCCCGCCCACCACCACCCCGCCGCCGGTCTCGTGCCGGGTCGGCTGGCAGGCCAACCAGTGGAGCGGCGGCTTCACCGCCGAAGTGTCGATCACCAACCTGGGCACCCCGGTGACCGGCTGGACCCTGACCTGGACGTTCGCCGCCGACCAGCGGATCACCAACGCCTGGAACGCGCAGGTCACCCAGTCGGGTGCCGCCGTCACCGCCCGCAACGCCAGCTGGAACGGCACGGTGCCGCAGAACGGCACGGTCAGCTTCGGCGTCCAGGGCACCTTCGGGTCCGGTAACCCGCGCCCCGCCGCGTTCCAGTTCAACGGGGGCACCTGCCTGGCCCAGTGACGCGACGCGGCCGGGGCCGGCGTCGGCCGAACCGGGGCAATGTGCCGGATTCGCCGACGCCGGCCCCTGTTCCGGTGGAGCCTGCGAGGGAGGCGATCGTGCACGGTGCGGCGGAACGGGGTGGTCGTGAACCGGAGGTTCGCCGGGCTGCTGCTGCTGACCGGCCTGATGCCGATGATCGAGGCCACCGTGCTGGTCGCCCTCGGATTCCGGGCCGCCGAGGGGGTTCCGCCGCAGGTCACCGCCTTGTGGCCCTACGACACGTACCACGATCTGCGGTGGCTCTACGTCTACCACCGCACGTGGTGGGGGTTCGTGCTCTGGCTGGGGTACGTGCTGGTCGCCCGGGGCCTGTTCACCACCGGCCTGGTGGTGCTGGCCTGGCCGGCCGGGGTGCCCCGGCCGTCGCTGGGGTGGCTGCTGCGGCGTAACGTCGCGCTCGGTGTGCTGGTCGGCGTGTTCGTCGCGCCGTGGGCGGCGATCTCGGTCGCGGCGTCGGTGGTGGCGCTGTCCTGGGTGCTGCTGGCGTCGCTGCTGCCGATGTTCCTGCTCGCGCCGTTCCTGCAACGGGTGGCCGTGGTGGAGCACTGGTGGCGGGGGCTGCCGTCGATCTCGCTGGTGGGCTGGTCGCTGTTGAACTTCGTGGTGCTCACCCTGGCCGGTGCCCTGTGCTGGCGTACGCCCGGCTGGTGGACGGTGCCGGTGGCCGGGGTGGCCGGGACGATCAACGGGCTGCTGTGGAGCCGGACGGTCCGGGCGGCGCTGCTGCCGTCGCGGCTGCGCTGGGCACGGGTGCCGGTGACCCCGCTGGCGGCGCTGCTGGCGGTCGCCGTGCCGCTGGCCATCCCCCCGGTGACCGAGCTGGTCCCGGGCAACGAGCAGTGGATCAGGACGGCGGTGCTGGAACGACCGCTGCCGTCCCAGGTGACCCACGCGGTGATCGTGCTCACCGGCTACGGCTCCGACTACGGCGGCGAGCAGCCGTCCGATCCCCGGGTGCAGCGGTTCTCCTACCGGGGGCTCGACCCCGACGGCAGGCCGCTGGCGTACCGGTCGGCGGACACCACCAGATCGATGGCGGACAGCGTGTCGCTGCTCGCCCGGCAGGTGGACGGGCTGCACCGGCGCACCGGGCGGCGGGTGGCGCTGATCGGGGAGAGCGAGGGGGCGATGGTGGCCCGCACCTACCTCGCCCGCCGGCCCGATCCCGCGGTCGACATCCTCGTCATGTTCAGCC
Above is a window of Micromonospora rifamycinica DNA encoding:
- a CDS encoding VWD domain-containing protein — translated: MTVIVRLGAGLVVLVAALASGPAPAHAGPAGTGLGLELRTAAPRYLPGEQIRLTLTVSNATGATCALATVADGTVRVTSVRRDGHELVPALGRSFYGDGIAAAATAGTATVAPGGTATVPLVGVRTHDGDDAGAVVLRSVAATPDGGGLDTRWPVGAPGRYEVTAGYTTLPVTGLDDPCPGATGLRTVSFTVGDGTPVPQRRWPWLLGGALLVLVVGASAVLLRGRRRPAAATVALVLVGVGTVVGGTGRPARADYQVDPTAGVPVSGVDFQAAVDGCLQGFAAAGGDPAGILPRLKDATTPRVRIIPTPGGSGSFETPDSKDGKGSSTVTWNPTSVEPYGDGVARDPCAALYHELNHSDDISRDSVPKGDCGGTGIKAAEVKATLAENRYRAAKGLPPRTEYDGKTLPKSFDECRKPAKKTPPPKGPVKLCEDGADCGGSNGDPHLVTFDRHYYDFQAVGEFVLVDSTAGEPLTVQARQSPMGDSRTVSVNTAVAVRIGAHRVALTLVDGDTEVRVDDAVLVPAPGRTPLPGGGTLTRRGSDTGEADGYDLGWPDGSAVAVDQIGPYGYRVLAKLAPGRAGKVRGLLGDFDGDPTDDVATPAGAPLAQPVPFDKLHPSYADGWRVTRDTSLFSYPDGRDTASFTDRAFPAEAVSVADLDPARRSQAEQVCRWAGITDPWQLAECVLDVGVTGRPEFAVSGVGTERIAPPAAAPIAATPVATGTLIPGGSPLAFPGRAGDAVFVDVTAPGLADGCSPYRLFDPTGTELASGCQVAGRGHIDRTDLTVDGTYTVALDDAADGTGRAAVRVYLARDVTGTLRPDAPAVSAAIVDPGGRARYRFTGVAGQRVFVEVPESTLPDQCSPLELLGPQGTRLGSGCVVNGSGDVDGTVLPADGTYTVLVDPVDRTVGTVALRLFATRDQVGAITVDGPPVVAALDRPGAVRSYRFTGTAGTSVTVTATAATLPDQCSPLELRDAGGAVLGAGCVVDGVGGIGATVLPDSGVYTVVVDPSGAATGTVTLTLRR
- a CDS encoding glycoside hydrolase family 43 protein, whose translation is MGRLRHAALAAVLCVLGGLLVAVPARANAAGPVPHYLMTAFTNSSESNMYVYDSADATRFTLQRANAYTPPSGLVRDPSVIRHTDGYYYLVYTTGWTGNTIGIARSSDYLSWTFQRNVTIGVAPANGSTWAPEWFVDSDGSVHIVVSVSQTGTAGQFQPYRITATNTALSAWSAPAALNGIGTNHIDSFIVKVGNTYHNFMKNETTKYIEHATATALTGPWSWVGTGNWAGWGAGLEGPALVRLPDNRWRIYFDQYGAGRYYSADSSDLYGFTGKTELAGLSGTVRHFTVLRESVGDSSAPPTGNRSLRSANFPDRYVRHRDNVARIDVLTGGSPLADRQDATFQIVPGLANASCYSFRAVNGSYLRHWDFSIRLAGNDGSAVFAGDATFCSRAGLAGGGSYSFESWNHPGRYLRHYDYVLRVDPYAAGSTFAGDASYTLTTPLA
- a CDS encoding flavin reductase family protein — protein: MTVPDALPPPVEADADTLRTVLRHQASTVTVITAPGAPAVGFTATSFTSVSLTPPIVSFCLNLGASSWATMSRTRHLAVHLLAGHQQELARTFATSGIDRFAAPTRWRVGPEGVPILDDTLAWLLCRVVERVTVGDHAIVLAEPELIRHPGVGSPLLYHRGRYAGLAGVPEGASRRSAA
- a CDS encoding alpha/beta fold hydrolase, translated to MSSPATMPVTTATLDVPDGTLYFEVRGSGPLVALVAAPMDARAFGPLADLLATDHTVLTTDPRGIRHSRLHDPEQDSTPVLRAGDLARLLAHLDAGPATVLGSSGGAVTVLALAQHHPQAAHTVIAHEPPLLLLLDDRAELLAREDEMVATYRRGDRLGAWRLFLANANITMPEEMIQGMFGHTPDAQDAADERYQYLHTLQGTTRYEPDVAALRDGPTRVLVGLGADSAGELCDRSSRALAAALGVPPTMFPGGHLGFADDPAGFAARLREVVSG
- a CDS encoding sigma-70 family RNA polymerase sigma factor, producing the protein MATDDHHVTLTRARGGDDAAFSALVGPLRAELHAHCYRMLGSPFDADDAVQEALLRAWRALPRFEGRSSLRTWLYTVATRTCLDLAAGRGRRALPVDLGPASAHAVPDSAAAGHVRWLGPYPDAAVAAGPAAPDVRYEQREAVELAFVAALQHLPGNQRAALLLFDVLGFTAAEIAAMMGTSTASVNSALARARRVVADRVPAHSQQRTLRALGDTRLRAVAAGYATALENGDADALVALLTEDVTWAMPPLPHWYAGLDAVLDFARAMPLGSCGGWRHVPVAANGQPAVANYLRAGDSGPYLPWSITVLTVRNGRIAQLTSFLDGALFPAFGLPATR
- a CDS encoding alpha/beta hydrolase family protein; the protein is MCRIRRRRPLFRWSLRGRRSCTVRRNGVVVNRRFAGLLLLTGLMPMIEATVLVALGFRAAEGVPPQVTALWPYDTYHDLRWLYVYHRTWWGFVLWLGYVLVARGLFTTGLVVLAWPAGVPRPSLGWLLRRNVALGVLVGVFVAPWAAISVAASVVALSWVLLASLLPMFLLAPFLQRVAVVEHWWRGLPSISLVGWSLLNFVVLTLAGALCWRTPGWWTVPVAGVAGTINGLLWSRTVRAALLPSRLRWARVPVTPLAALLAVAVPLAIPPVTELVPGNEQWIRTAVLERPLPSQVTHAVIVLTGYGSDYGGEQPSDPRVQRFSYRGLDPDGRPLAYRSADTTRSMADSVSLLARQVDGLHRRTGRRVALIGESEGAMVARTYLARRPDPAVDILVMFSPLIYAGRAYYPPPHHEQGWGVVTGWQLRLIFGLAEVGGGPDEPFIRSLLDDAPFYRNQLMCPVPGVRIVAFLPTATATEAPPGEYSRIPVFQIPGVHGGLLDRRLVQDRLIDFLLGEPIAQTRAEYPLLQSFAAGWQAPPLPIAANPAWAGNRQPDPAFTGKVCLPPD
- a CDS encoding cellulose binding domain-containing protein yields the protein MSITNLGTPVTGWTLTWTFAADQRITNAWNAQVTQSGAAVTARNASWNGTVPQNGTVSFGVQGTFGSGNPRPAAFQFNGGTCLAQ
- a CDS encoding RCC1 domain-containing protein, whose amino-acid sequence is MTAVAAGYWHSLALRSDGTVVSWGSNTESQLGDGTTINRAVPVRVCAVGRTAPCTRYLVLIRAVSAGVWYSLALQPDYTVAAWGHNDFFQLGDGTHLTHPVPVQVLAPRT